The genomic window ATAGAGAGTGACACGTTATCTACCGCCCTTTTTTCAAAGGGCGTGCCCTCACCGTAGACATAGGTGAGCTGCTGAGTCTCTATTATTGCCAAGCCTTATTTCTCCTTTAGCTTTTTTCTCATGACCAAATACACAACAAAATTCCAGCCCATTAGAAAGCTGAGCAGTGAATACACGACTGCCTGCGATGATGTCAGTCTGCCGTTTTTCTTCGCCCTGACCGCTGATGCGATACCGAATACGAGCGAGAACAGATAGAGTGCTGTACAGAACAGCCCTATCGAAAACAGCAGCACGATAAGCGTTGAATTCTTCAGCACGAATGCTATACAGAAGAAAAACAGCAGCAGGCCGAATGTAAACACCAGAGCCAGAAACACCATAAGCGGATTGAAATACGCCATAAAGGTATTTACGAGCATATCAAAATACGGTGCTATGAGCAGTATCATCACGACAAAGCTGACAGCGAACAAGAGCGCTGCGATGATACCGAGCGTCAGAAGCCTTAGTGTACATCTTTCGGAATAATCCTTATCGCTCTCAGTTTCAAGCCTTGCAAGAGGCTTTCTGACTATATGCTGGATAATATATATAAATGCAGCCGCAAACGGCACAAAGAGTATTATCTGCATAATAAGCCGCACAACAAGGCCGCCTCGTGATCTGTCGATAGTAACAAGGTTATCAATGACCTCGCTTTTAAATGTATTAGCCAAAGCCCTTATGATGATACACAGCCATTCATAGATATAAAGACCTACAACAGCGCTGACCGAGATCATCATAAAAATGCTTGCGCCCATATTTGAAAGGTTTATGACCTTCTTCTTTTCAAGTATTATAAGCACAAGCAGAACGACAAAAAGACCGAGCGAGATCATAATGACTTCTCCCCCTTTGAAAGGATATCATAGAGCGCTGCTGCACATTCTTCCTCGGTGATGATATCCTGAGGGATATCTATACCGGCTTTTTTCAGTTCATAGCAAAGCTCTGTGACCTGCGGAACATCAAGTCCTAAGTTGCGAAGCGTCTGCACCTGTGTGAATATCTGCTTCGGTGTGCCGTCGAGCATTATCTCGCCTGAGTCTATGACCACCACTCTGTCAGCCTGTGCGGCCTCCTCCATATAGTGAGTTATCAGCACGATAGTCACGCCGAGCTCTTTATTGAGCATCTTTATCGTCTTCATTACCTCACGCCTGCCTGAGGGGTCGAGCATCGCTGTCGGCTCATCGAGCAGGATACATTCCGGCTGCATAGCGATTATACCGGCAATGGCAACACGCTGCTTCTGGCCGCCCGAGAGCTTATGGACTGCGTGCTCACGGTATTCATACATACCGACTGTTTTGAGCGCTTCATCAACACGCCGTCTTATCTCTTTAGGCTCTACGCCCATATTTTCAAGGGCAAAGGCACAGTCCTCCTCGACAATGGTTGCGACTATCTGGTTATCAGGGTTCTGAAAGACCATGCCGACCTTCTGCCTGATATCGAGAAGTCTGCTCTCGTCAGAGGTATCTATTCCGTCTACATAAGCCTTGCCCTTTTCGGGAAGGTTTATCGCATTGAAGCATTTTGCGAGCGTTGACTTACCCGAGCCGTTATGACCGAGCACTGCAACAAACTCACCTTTTTTTATATCGAGGTCTATGCCCTTAAGGACCTCTGTCCTGACAGGCGGCTCCTCGATCTCGTTTATATATGAGAACCAAAGCCCTTCGGCTTTAAGAAAACTGTCCATTATTTTACTCCGTTAAGAGACAACAGCCAAAGTACAGGGAGGAATGAAACGCCCTCCTGCACCTTAGGCTTACATCTCTGCAATGATTAGTCGTCGTCCTTATCAAACTTATCCTTGATCTTTTCGATAACATCGCCGGCCTTATCCTTGACCTTTTCAAGGTTATCCTTGGAAGCTAACTTCTTAGCCTCGTCCTTTACTGAGT from Ruminococcus sp. NK3A76 includes these protein-coding regions:
- a CDS encoding energy-coupling factor transporter ATPase, which gives rise to MMDSFLKAEGLWFSYINEIEEPPVRTEVLKGIDLDIKKGEFVAVLGHNGSGKSTLAKCFNAINLPEKGKAYVDGIDTSDESRLLDIRQKVGMVFQNPDNQIVATIVEEDCAFALENMGVEPKEIRRRVDEALKTVGMYEYREHAVHKLSGGQKQRVAIAGIIAMQPECILLDEPTAMLDPSGRREVMKTIKMLNKELGVTIVLITHYMEEAAQADRVVVIDSGEIMLDGTPKQIFTQVQTLRNLGLDVPQVTELCYELKKAGIDIPQDIITEEECAAALYDILSKGEKSL